From Solanum lycopersicum chromosome 4, SLM_r2.1:
ACAGGGAAATCTGTAAATATCTGCAAAcaaatatgttttgaaaaacCCATCCCTTCCTCTTCCTAGAATGATATGATGTTCTGTTTTAGCCAACTAGTAATACTTCTAATTCCCTAACAtgcatttttttctatttttccttgtcAAGAGTTTGCTGCCCTGCGAACTGCTAAACCATATCTTCCAGTTGCCGTCAACACCAAATTCCAGCTTCGGCACACTGTATAGAACACCATAACAATAAGTTTTCTGATATAAGTTAAATGAATTCACAATGACAAAAGAATGGAAAAGGGAGTACATAACTGCTCTCCATTCAAACAGCTCGTGAAAACAAATGTCATTCAATTTGAAGTCCACAAGATTGAGAAATTACCTTCACTGCCACCAATTAAGCACCTTCAGTCTCGACCATGACAAATGCTTGAATGAGACTCTGAGCAGCATTCGTCTGCTCAGGCGTCCCAGATATAATGATCACACTCTCTGTTGCTCCAGGCTTGGGATCATTTATGGTGACTTTCGCATCAGAAATCTATAAAATAATTAGTCAAACTTAGAGTCAAATAATAGTATACTTTCATACAACGCAACAAATTTGTACTTGCCATGAATGACACTTTGTAGGCGTTCGATCATGGATTTGACTGAAATATGGAAACATTAGTTATATTGcccttgaaaaatgttaattagAAAGTTGAAGTTGTGTGAGCGGAAAAAGATTTTTCAGTTATTAAGCTTAGCAAAAGATCAGTCTAATGTATAACCAAACAATGTTTTGAACAAATGAAGCTATGgatatactattttttaaaagaaaatggtAAAAAACTTCTTTTCAGTAAGCCTCCCATCTTTTCTGATATTGAAAAACAAGGAGCAGAACATGTAGAGAAAGACACGAGGGCATCTTGAAAGTAAAAGTTAAGAAGAGAGAAAATGAATACCCAGACCAAATAGGGTATAAATATGTACAAAACGACGACCATAATATTTTGTCAATCAGAAATAAAAGGCAGAACGCAGGAAATAAGGTATAATGTGAATAAGGGACATAACATCATACCTCACATATTTGTCGAAGACATCCCCCACCTTCTCCATAGATTGCAGGAATGACAGATCGAGGTACAACAACTTCCACGGTAGTGCTTGTGATCACAGCGGGATTACTTGCTCTATATTAATGAAATTCACGTGTAACAGAGACATACATATGTCATTGATGTATAATAGAAAAGGCAGTTCATAAATGAACTCTTAAAacatcaagaagaaaaagaaagcaaaaTGAAAGAGTCTGGTCGTGATTTAGAAAGTACAGACCCTCCAAAGCCGCCAATATTTCGAGGACCTCCTGCATAGTCTGGGAAGCCTAGATGTCCCCCACCTTCACCCCGTCCCTGCAATTCAGTTCAGATAATTAATATTTCTGATGTTTGTCACTTTTTtggatctttattttttattcgaGCAGAAAGAAGAAGTGCTCTAAGACAATTGTGACACTCACTTTAAATTACATTATGAAAGCAACAAGCATATGGTTACAAGTACATAAGGTGGAGCAGcctatatataaaaatcaaccaactcctactataaaagtcacaagaaaCTAGAATGGTAGAACTAACTGCAATCAAATGCTACCTGAGAACCCCATGGAGCTGAAGATGGCATTCTATCAGAAATATGAGGTGGAACGCCTGGCCTATGGAAATTTTGCATGAAGGGAGGACGATCATCATGTGGATGGAAACCACCATGAGGAGGTAGAGCATCGAACTTGTGAAATGGTGGGCGAATGTTGGGGAACATGCCTGGAGGTGGTGAAAATTCTCTCCTTCCCACATGTGAAGGGAATGGAGGTACTTGGTCCAGAAACCCAGGGTTTGAAGGAAATGCATCACGAAAGTAATGATTCTGTAATCTGGCAGTTATCTGCAGAAGGGCTTCATGAACTTTTTCAACATCTCCATTTATCTGAGCAACCAAAGAGAAAAGTTAAAAGCAAGTTGAGAAGTAGGAATTAGGCCTGTCCTTAAACCAAACAAATGTTGCCATCACTCAAATCATAAAAAGGCTAGCAACAAATCCTctaaatatgcaaaaaaaaaaaaaaaactgccAATTTTTTTGCTTATTAACATCACTCAAATCATAAAAAGCAAAAAGTACCTGAATTACTTCTTCATTTTCCGCAGCAAACTTTGGGATTTGATCCTTGCCTACAATACGAATATACGCTCCAGTTGATTTCCTCATTTCAGCTATTATACCACCACCTTTACCCAAGAGACACCCAATTTGATTGGAGAACACCAAGAGTTTTGCAACCATAACATTGTCCTGATTCTCAGGTGCAGCCCTAAAAATTCGGGATTGGATGCGAAGGACAGCATCTTGCGGCAAAGATATTCTATCATCTGGGAACTGCATAGATAGGATGGCCATAGCCTCTTATTGTTAGGTTACAGAAAATCAAAGAAGCATGATAAAGAAGAGGAAAGaagaaagagtaacaactttagCAAAAGGAATGACCCCCCCCTCCCCAATGCCAATTAAAGGAAATCCTGGAAAAAGAAAGCAAACAGAGAGAAGTAACAAATCATACCGCTGGACCAGAGATGACAATAATTCGATCTTCAGAATCCCCTGTGCTTTCCAGAACTTTGATTTGACACCCAGTCTCATGCTGAAGTGCTTTAATTATACTTCCTCCCTTTCCAATTATACCTCCAACCTTTTCGTCTGGACAAAGTAATCTGAAAGTCAAGGCATCCGGAATATGATTCATTCGACCAGGTATACCAGCTTCCCCAACACGAAATCCACCAGAGGAAGCAGGCCCCTGCCCATGGTAAGGACGTGCTGACGTTGGACGTAATTCCCGGTTAGATAGAGGACGTCTAGGAGACTGTGAAGATGGGCCACCAGCATCAGCAGAGAGAAAATCTTGATCCCCAGAGGAACTCTCAAGTAATTGTCGAGCAACCATTTCAAGAGCTTTTTTAACTGCATCATGCTCCCCAGATATCTGCAACATAACAATTAGGAATGTCTCCAGAATTCTGGTCAATATGAAAAGATTTGACTAAGAGAGTACTGCATAAAAGCAGCAGACAATACAGAATGATCAACACTGTGAAACGTGAGACAGGAAATGAGACGTCGATGAAGCAGTATTCCCTGTGGATCAACAAGTAAGAAGAGTATGCAACATTCTCAAATTGAATTGTATAGATACAAAGGCCATTTTCTGTCACTAAAGTTAATCAGAGAACTTCCTAACATAGAATACTGTTATATCAATAAGACCTCTCAAAACATCATGACAAGCACAGACAAGAAAACAGGCAGGATTCAAATACAACTCCGACAGAAAAATGGTCACATTGAT
This genomic window contains:
- the LOC101245756 gene encoding RNA-binding KH domain-containing protein RCF3, with protein sequence MSMKLTPSKRSHDQGPVETNGRGKWQKSSSFSSQRSPAKVRILCPASKIIFLIGEDSSIISRIQEETGAEVRVEDSIVGCDERVIVIVGSGKEDEVVTKQFQADIEGSETKEKDNCNDENSENKASLPAENSKTEKETESIQKALFLLFERMVGRAEMDGGDEEGNDSSSLIIRLLVLSSQVGCLLGKSGSVIKKMSSESGSQIRILPRDKLPSCASSSDELVQISGEHDAVKKALEMVARQLLESSSGDQDFLSADAGGPSSQSPRRPLSNRELRPTSARPYHGQGPASSGGFRVGEAGIPGRMNHIPDALTFRLLCPDEKVGGIIGKGGSIIKALQHETGCQIKVLESTGDSEDRIIVISGPAFPDDRISLPQDAVLRIQSRIFRAAPENQDNVMVAKLLVFSNQIGCLLGKGGGIIAEMRKSTGAYIRIVGKDQIPKFAAENEEVIQINGDVEKVHEALLQITARLQNHYFRDAFPSNPGFLDQVPPFPSHVGRREFSPPPGMFPNIRPPFHKFDALPPHGGFHPHDDRPPFMQNFHRPGVPPHISDRMPSSAPWGSQGRGEGGGHLGFPDYAGGPRNIGGFGGASNPAVITSTTVEVVVPRSVIPAIYGEGGGCLRQICEISDAKVTINDPKPGATESVIIISGTPEQTNAAQSLIQAFVMVETEGA